One genomic segment of Musa acuminata AAA Group cultivar baxijiao chromosome BXJ3-3, Cavendish_Baxijiao_AAA, whole genome shotgun sequence includes these proteins:
- the LOC135632837 gene encoding uncharacterized protein LOC135632837, which produces MPFPMKIQPIDAIDVLLSDQVKPVPKWRLKRLFERQFPGVLRISSAERLAGGVDLEPSSVCLDKMVRNFIEDSGEKPSSRCGRSRCNCFHGNCDDSSDDDLEFLPSSNAGDPPVVSAAEVIKGLVVCATLAERNLLADASSVVEKCKNCNRKDEHMKAIADGLRSLGYDAAICKSRWEKTPSFPAGEHEYIDVIVGLERLLVDVDFRSEFEIARSTKSYAALLQSLPSVFVGKVDRVDQIVAVVSEAARHSLKKKGLHFPPWRKPEYLRSKWLAPYERSILPADPMRAAQVAEIAESDGKAKSENGGSGAAAGSAEEPREAEGKGAEVVVAAPAWELPEVKPKASHKGAKVVTGLASVLSEKP; this is translated from the exons ATGCCGTTTCCGATGAAGATCCAGCCGATCGACGCGATCGATGTGCTGCTGAGTGATCAAGTAAAGCCCGTGCCGAAGTGGAGGCTAAAGCGGCTGTTCGAGCGGCAATTTCCCGGCGTCCTTCGGATCTCGTCGGCGGAGCGGCTCGCCGGTGGCGTTGATCTAGAGCCGAGCTCCGTCTGCCTGGACAAAATGGTCCGCAACTTCATAGAGGACAGTGGTGAGAAGCCCTCGTCCCGGTGCGGTCGCAGCCGCTGTAACTGCTTCCACGGCAACTGCGACGACAGCTCCGATGACGACCTCGAGTTCCTCCCCTCCTCCAACGCCGGCGATCCTCCGGTCGTCTCTGCCGCCGAGGTTATTAAG GGTTTGGTGGTTTGCGCAACCCTCGCCGAGAGGAATCTCTTAGCGGACGCGTCCAGCGTCGTGGAGAAGTGCAAGAATTGCAACCGAAAGGACGAGCATATGAAGGCGATCGCCGACGGGCTCCGATCGCTCGGCTACGACGCCGCCATTTGCAAGTCGCGGTGGGAGAAGACCCCGTCCTTTCCCGCCG GCGAGCACGAGTACATCGACGTAATCGTCGGTCTCGAGCGGCTGTTAGTGGACGTGGACTTCCGGTCGGAGTTCGAGATCGCGCGGTCGACGAAGAGCTACGCTGCGTTGCTTCAGTCCCTGCCGTCCGTCTTCGTCGGGAAGGTGGACCGGGTGGACCAGATCGTCGCCGTCGTCTCGGAGGCGGCGCGGCATAGCCTCAAGAAGAAGGGCCTGCACTTCCCGCCGTGGCGGAAGCCGGAGTACCTGCGCTCAAAATGGCTCGCTCCCTATGAGCGATCGATCCTTCCCGCCGATCCTATGCGAGCAGCCCAAGTCGCAGAGATTGCCGAATCGGATGGGAAAGCTAAAAGTGAGAACGGCGGGAGCGGTGCCGCCGCCGGGTCGGCGGAGGAACCCCGGGAGGCGGAGGGGAAGGGAGCGGAAGTGGTGGTGGCGGCGCCGGCGTGGGAACTGCCGGAGGTGAAGCCCAAGGCGTCTCACAAGGGAGCCAAAGTCGTCACCGGCCTGGCTTCCGTTCTCTCTGAAAAGccctaa